The Archocentrus centrarchus isolate MPI-CPG fArcCen1 chromosome 5, fArcCen1, whole genome shotgun sequence genome contains the following window.
GTGAGCTCAcgtggagcagaaggaaatgtttttctagcgtccaaaagtagcttttctccctgtaagcaccattaaacctttactgggaaacagctggagggccTTCATCAACCAggtgatcagtaagtgaagaaaagagaactttgtagctgtttgtttcacacaggggaaaaactgcagtacggtaCAATAGTTGCAACCCTAAACCATAGTAACTCCTGATAAAAACAGTTACTGTGGTGAGTCATGTGACCCTGaatatttttctgtgtattGGTGATGTGCTGTGGTTGATCCCGACTTGTTATTGATCGATCAGAGTGATCAAACTCAGCTGATGGCATGTTTGTGTCACAGCGCATCGGGCCGAAGATGTTGGACCACGAGGGGAAGGAGGTCCCCGGAAACCGTGGCTACAAATACTTTGGAGCAGCCAGAGACCTGCCGGGAGTCCGAGAGCTCTTCGAGAAGGAGCGTACGTATCaacctcacttcctgtttgatgtcACAGTGTCACACAATTGGTCCTCACAGAACATGTGATCTCCCAGCTGCCCCGGCGCGCGAGGAAGACGAGGGCGGAACTGATGAAAGATGTGGATGCAGAGTATTATGGCTACAGAGACGAGGAACGGTGTACTACTTCCTCTGGAGGCACAGTACGAGAAACAAGGTGGGATTAAGCATAATCCAGTCAGATTATAAAATAATCTGGTGGTTTTAAGAGGCAACGCAGTGAGATTATAATACAATGAAGTGGCTTATTAGATAATCCATTGAGATTATCTAATAAAGACCAGTGAGATTATAGTAGAATGCAGTTAGATAAAATATATTGggataataataattcagtcagctcaggggtcggcaacctgtggCTCGGCTCTTTCAGGCTTATGCTGCGGCTcgtggaagtaaattataagtatccaattgaagtgcattttatttttgtcggttcgttttttgttgtagttctaaattggaacattattgtgatcttgaaatattaaaataaaatcattttatttatttatttattttcgtttctcaatatatgcgtcactcgcggtagccgCTACCAGCTTCCGGTAGTATTTGCGActcttagtgtttttttttccgtggaaaccgggttcaaatggctctttgagtgttaaaggttgccgacccctgagtCAGGTGATAATTTATTAATATGGTGAGATTGTAACATAAACCTGTCTGTTTATAATTTATTGGCATGAGATTATTTTTCTTCCATTGATAGTATAATTATGTAAGTTCATTATATAATCCAGTGAAGTTATATAATAGATTATATTTGCAGCAGATTCTAACATAATCCAGTGAGATTATGACACgcagtgacatcatcacacaATTCTGTCAGATTATAATATGCACCGACATTTTATGATTCTGTCATGCTATAATCACTGATGTTACAATTTAATGCATTCAGATTATAATCTAGTACATTTGAAACTGAGTTTCTAATCCAGTGAGATTATCTGCACCATACTAAAATTATAATGCAGTGAAATCATCAAATAAGTAATCCTTTTATGATGCAGTGGGATTATAGGACAGTTAGTTTGAAGCTCGGTGGATTTGCAGGATGAGCTGCTGTCTATGAGAGAGAGGTCTGACCTCagggtgtgtggtgtgtgtgtgtgtgtgtgtgtgtgtgtgtgtgtgtgtgtgtgtgtgtgtgtgtagctgtgttGGAGGTGGTGCAGAGGTGGAAAACGGAGAAAGAATCTCGAGTGTCTGGAGACAAacagcaggaagaggaggaagaggaggagagcatCTACACCGTCCACAACGAAGAGGTGAACTTTCTCTCTATCTGCTGCACGCTCAGCCAATCAGCTTGTGTCAGCTGACCTCAGCACACCTGAGGGCTGCACAGTTCACACTCAGAAACAGAGTCTGATCTGAACCGTGTGATTCTGCAGGTCTTTCAGGTCACTGATGAAGCTACAGAATGTGAAACCTAAACAAATGAATACAGACTCAGGTGTTTCCAGGTTTTTGAACACTTTTCAAAATCTGTCTGTGCAGCTTGATGATGAGGAGaaccaggaggagcaggagggagaggagggaggagtcGCCTTCATTGCACATGTACCTGTTCCCT
Protein-coding sequences here:
- the isy1 gene encoding LOW QUALITY PROTEIN: pre-mRNA-splicing factor ISY1 homolog (The sequence of the model RefSeq protein was modified relative to this genomic sequence to represent the inferred CDS: inserted 3 bases in 2 codons; deleted 1 base in 1 codon), which produces MARNAEKAMTALARFRQAQLEEGKVKERRPFLASECSELPKAEKCRRQIISEISKKVAQIQNAGLGEFRIRDLNDEINKLLREXGHWEVRIRELGGPDYARIGPKMLDHEGKEVPGNRGYKYFGAARDLPGVRELFEKEPAPAARKTRAELMKDVDAEYYGYRDEEXGVLLPLEAQYEKQAVLEVVQRWKTEKESRVSGDKQQEEEEEEESIYTVHNEELDDEENQEEQEGEEGGVAFIAHVPVPSQKEVEEALVRRKKMELLQRYASETLQAQSQEARTLLGL